In a genomic window of Ipomoea triloba cultivar NCNSP0323 chromosome 3, ASM357664v1:
- the LOC116012550 gene encoding uncharacterized protein LOC116012550, with product MGGGRTSSSSSGEEDGDADWRAAIDSLAATTAFSSSAAVNGGLHSGASTAHPTREDETDTPKPQLKHYQIKAQKLLEDIIEKTIEVVSDTGNVMLEEPIRSSEGGIRLFKHAPAGIVFDHTNELNQSRKKPRILPVPEIDERSKEFRHQIKSVAVDGTDIMVAAKDSSQKSLAKLEAKDAAAKAAKQREEERVAALKRIRGERWLPSIARDMQLNRKRS from the exons ATGGGTGGTGGCCGGACTAGCAGTAGCAGCAGCGGAGAAGAAGACGGTGATGCTGATTGGAGAGCCGCCATAGATTCTCTCGCCGCCACCACAGCCTTTAGCAGCTCCGCCGCCGTCAACGGCGGTCTTCATTCGGGTGCTTCAACCGCTCATCCTACCCGTGAAGATGAAACAGACACTCCGAAACCTCAACTTAAGCACTACCAAATCAAG GCCCAGAAGCTTTTGGAGGACATTATAGAGAAGACTATAGAAGTAGTAAGCGACACAGGCAATGTAATGCTTGAAGAGCCTATCAGGAGCAGTGAAGGTGGAATTAGGCTGTTTAAGCATGCTCCTGCTGGGATAGTGTTTGACCACACAA ATGAACTTAATCAATCGCGAAAGAAGCCAAGAATTCTTCCTGTTCCAGAAATTGATGAGAGATCAAAGGAG TTTAGACACCAGATCAAATCTGTTGCAGTTGATGGGACAGACATAATGGTTGCAGCTAAAGATTCCTCTCAGAAATCTTTGGCTAAACTGGAAGCTAAAGACGCGGCTGCCAAAGCAGCTAAACAAAGAGAGGAAGAACGTGTTGCAGCGCTAAAAAGAATAAGAGGCGAGAGATGGCTGCCTTCTATTGCTCGAGATATGCAGCTAAATCGCAAAAGAAGTTGA